A window of Bactrocera dorsalis isolate Fly_Bdor chromosome 4, ASM2337382v1, whole genome shotgun sequence genomic DNA:
TGGACTTCTCTCTATAATCTTTTATTCCgatttcacttaaaatgcattgtATTTTCTGTTGTGCTATTAATGCATTTTCAAAAGAAAGATTTTTCAATTGTACTGCCACATTTTTGCCAAACACATCAAACGAGCACTCTTCTTCTTTTTGGTTTATTGATTCATTCAATGTGCTTAAAGAATTAATGGCTTGTACGATGTCTCGGCACCTTTTTTTTCCACGCATAGAAGTAGGAACCGCCTTATTTGTTGAAGCGACATTAGAGCTACTTTGTTGTGTTGAAGCTGGGCATTGCTCAGTTTCAACTTCAATAGTTGAAGACGATGCAGGAATCtgtaaattgaaatattaaatttatattattaaatattatttcaggTACCGGACGATGatgaatggaaaaaaattgaaaacggaTTTAAAATCAGGTGGAATTTTCGCGGATGCCATGGCGCTATTGATGGCAAACATATTGTTATTTCTGCACCCCCAAATTGTGgaagtgaatattttaattataagggCACCAATAGTGTTGTCTTAATGGCTGTCGTGGACCATGATTATTGTTTTCGCTGTTTAAATATTGGAGCAAATGGAAGAAATGCGGATGCAGGAATCTTCAATCAAAGTGCATTGCGCCAAGCCCTTGAAAACAATATGTTACCCAAAGGTGGATTTTTAGTGGGCGATGACGCTTTTGCATGGAAGTGTTATTTATTGAAACTATACGGTGGACCAAATCTCACAACAGcaccaaaaattttcaactatCGTTTATCTAGAGCACGAAGAATAGTCGAAAATGCGTTTGGAATTCCAGCGAGCAAATTCAGAATTTTTCATACACCTATTCCAACGGATGTCAAAACAACTGACAAAATAGTTCGTGCTGCATGTGCTCTGCGTAATTGGCTCAGAACTAAAAGCTCAACTACATATTTCCCAAGTGGTTGTGTTGATGAAGAGGATATCAACTCTGGTGTAATAGTTCCAGGAGCTTGGCGAAGAGAACTTGTTCAAGGGCTGCCCAGTATTACCGATCACAACACCAACTACGCTGGAAAGGCAGCTAGGGATTGGCGTGAAAAATATACGGAATATTTCTCCAATGAGGGTGCAGTACCATGGCAAAACAGGATGATTAGTTAagattaataaagaaatatttaataaagaaatatttaataaagaaatatttaataaagaaatatttaataaacttacaTTTTCAAACGTTTGTCTTTTTAGTTCGTTTGCGAACACATCTTCCATTTCGTGTAGCCactttatgtttgatttgtagACGTTGGTGAGTCCAGCTCCTGATTTTTTAgaatcttcaatttttttttctcctgGCTGTAGGttgatcttaaattttttattttgttcttcgCCTCTGTCACTCCAAAGTCTGTTATATTCATTTCTTGGACTATGGCAAAAAGTGCAGCCTCacgtttgtgtttgtttttataatcCGCAGATGAAAAATTCCACAAGCATTGgtgcaatttataattttgaataaatttaacaCTTGTATCAAAATTCCATTTATTTGCCATTTCGATTCTTTCACaatgcaaaatgcaataaaatacacAACATAAAAATCGACCGAGTGGCGAATGAAGACCGAACGCGTGTTCACATGCAACGAGCGAGTCAGTGATTAGTCAGAAGGGGCAAAAGAGTGAAGAAAAAAGAAGCACTCGGCCTAGTAAACAAAATGTGATTCTAGTGACTCTCTCGCCACTATACTCGCCCACTGACTCGGTTCATTACTCGCCTTACTGTTTAAACGAAACGAGCACTCGGCCGAGTTACTGTCTCACCGTTCTACTCGTTACGTGTGATCAGGCCattaataagaaaaagaaaagtgaaatatcTGGCGCTTGTGTGGAGGACATACACATACCGACGTATGGTATTTTGATGATCTCTCGTTTTTGGAAGATCATGAGGTGCAAGTAAGCGGGCATACGTCAATAGAAATTGAGGAGAATGAAGGAGATGTTATTGAAGAAGTGAGTAAATAATACAATCTTTTTAATGTACaaaataggtatgtatgtatttttaatgatgattttgtatacattttgtttataaagttAATGTTCCAATGAACCGTCACTAttgaaatattcacaaaatatgTTTCGAAATTCCTTGGCGTTGTTGGAAAAGTTTCGGCTTGTGGTATTTTGCAATTCTGCCATTTCAGTGAATTGCTTATCATTATCTTCTATTCTGCGAAGATATGAAGAGTTGTTTAGGCCAGCgcctaatttctttttaccaccccctagtgagtatataacaaaccattgccagttagctgttaacagctttcactcaactgttaatagctttcactcaactggcaatggtttcgttAAAAACTCCCACTTAGCAAGCGATTCTGCTAGTGAGGCTGAACTACTTTTTTTTAGAGAGCGAAGCGAACCAAGACGTTTTTCCACCGGCCACCACAACAAgcatcaccacataccataaatgtaagtaatttttggtaattacaaattaattcaataaaaaaccaagattttaatttgatttactAATACACTTCGTTTTCTTTCCTGTTCATATTCTCAACGATCGACGCATCGTCCGCAACTGATTCGTCGACCGTACGAGAtatattcatggtccttcgagccggattaaaacaaatatatttttcaaacaagttTTTGGCACTGTACACCAGCGGACAATTAACACCGATCTCTGTTGCACAAACACAAGCGAGGCGCTGCACACCAACGGACAATTAACACCGATTCTTGTTGCACAAATACAAACGAGGCGCTGCACACCAACGGACAATTAACACCGATTCTTGTTTCACTTCACAGCAACGCAGGCAAACCAGGTACATGATTGATTTAATATCACTGGGTTACAAAtcgttttaaaagaaaaaataaaataaaaatagttggttTTAATCGTATTTATTGGTGACAAATCGTTTATAAAAGTGACAAAGTGACTAGTTTTTTTAGTGTTTCAGTGGgataattacaaaagcaaaatcatCCGTAAGTGCACGGTTACGTTTACCGGATTTTGTGCggtaatattttttctcgtatattttttttttctcatatacatATCACTTGCGGcactaattttttgatttttatcatCTTTTCGATTTTGTGCGGTAAtactttttcacatattttcacatATCACTTGCGGcactaattttttgatttttatcattttttcgattttgtgcGGCAAtactttttcacatattttcacatATCACTTACGGCACTGATTTTCTTTTGATTCTTTCTCTATTTGTTGAAGAAATTTctctttttgtttctttttttcactgagacactgcacttttttcacctttaaacacttttatttaacaaattgaTTTTCGTCGGCGTATCTTGGGTGGCGAGCCATATAAAGTGGCATCTTTATACATACGCACGTACgactacacatatatattttcgtttttttgttggcagtggtgtgctgcaactcatatatatatattaaataaagtaccAAAGCCAGATATACTGTGATATCGGCTAAAACAgtcaaaaaatttccttttcctattttcttgtttggttggcagtggtgtgctgcaactcacatttatattaaataaagtaccAAAGCCAGATATACTGCGATATCGGCTACtatagttaaaaattttgtttgctaaaatatatccaataaattaaatattattgaccagccagatatattgcgatatcggctaaaacagtcaaaaaattttcctttttctattttcttgtttggttggcagtggtgtgctgcaaataaaaatttacaatagtgGGGAATTATTTCCAAAACGATTCCCATATTCTTTAGATCAAAGTCTGCTCAGTCTTGAGTATTACTCTAttcctttaaatttaaatttgaattttcaattcttctTGTCACTTATATCGAAACCATGGAAGCTTTCATGCGCTTAGTAGACTACGTTGTCGAATACGAGTCTGAATTCAGTGCTGCATCAAAGGACATCTCGAAGAACGCTCTTGCGATGCAACAAGACGAGCTGAGAGAGATGTGGTGCAAAGCGAACATGTCCTCAAAGGACTATgcccttattaaaaaaaaattcaagataGGTGGGCAATGCTACATACGTTGCATGGGGGCAATGAAGGATATGTCTGAGATCCTCTCAACCCCCAAAGACACCGAAAAATCTGTTGAGGTAGACAGTAATCACTCCCTTCCGCCTTGCGATACGGATGTTTTCAAAGGGGACTACCTTTCATGGCCAACATTCCGGGATATGTTCACGGCCGTATACATCAAAAGCAAGCGCCTGTCACCTGTTGAGAAATTATACCATCTCAACAAAAAGACACAAGGGGAGGCGAAGGTTATTGTATCAAAATGCCCGCCAACAAATGATGGCTTTGCGATGGCGTGGAAGGGATTGACTGATATGTACGAGAATGAGCGAATTCTTGTCGAAACCCAAGTCGACATACTGCTCGACTTACCGTCAATCGACAAGGAGTGCTCAAGCTCGATAAAGTGGCTACAGCGGGAACAGTCTGTAAAGAACAAGACCAAGACATCGAAGTGGGAGGAATTGGACAACTTCCTCACGGATAGATACCGTGATTTGGAGGCAATAGAACGTGCCAAGAAATCGTCCAATTCCGCAAAGCCTGTCAGTGCACCCACACagaataaatacaacaacaatagccatCAGAACAGACTCGGCGCCTTCCAAGTAAGCGTTGAGAAATCAACATGTCTGATGTGCAAAAGTGCAGATCACAAATTAAGATCTTGCCCCATGTTTCTTAACATGGCACCAGCGGACAGGATCAAGTTCGCTAAGCGCAACAATCGTTGCATCAATTGCCTCGGCTTTGGGCATTTAGTGTCGCAATGCACCAGTGCATTCAACTGCAGCACGTGCCACGCGAGGCATCACACACTCCTACATTTGAGGACAGTGCAGCCTAGCAGCCAAAGAGGCTCATCTACGCCATCGGACGAGATTCCGTCTACGTCCAGGCAAGCGCAGCAGAAGCGCAACTTCAACAAGTCGAAAGGCAAGCCAACGACTCAAGTACAGTCGTGCTTCGCTAACAGCGACAAAGGTGTCTTGTTAGGAAcggcacaaataaatataaattacagcGGCGTTACCTATGCCGCAAGAGCACTCATCGACTCCGGGTCAGAGTGCTCTTTCATCACAGAAAGGCTGAAGCGTAGAATCAACTTGCCAGTGAGGAAGATAAATGCCCAGGTGTCCGGCATCAACAACACCGTATCTGCGCAAGTGAAGGAAGCATGTTGTGTCGAGTTGCGGTCACCAATTGACCCACTTGTATCAATCACAACGAACATGATGGTTCTGCCGAAATTAACGGGAAACTTGCCGACTTGCTATATTAGCGCACTAACTCGGCAGGCTTTCCCAGATCTCACGTTGGCGGATAAGAGGTTCTTCGTCAATGAACCCGTGGACGTCATACTCGGTGGTGACGTCTATCCCCAGATTATGCTGGATGGTATACGCAAGAACGTGCTGGGATCACTCCTTGCGCAAGAGACCGTGTTCGGTTGGATAGTCACAGGGCGTGCTAATACAATTAAGCCAACCAACACTTGCGTCTCGTATTACAACGAAATATCGCTGGAAAAGCGGTTAGCTTCGTTCTGGGAGTTGGAAGAGATGTCCAAGGAGAGGAAGTTAAGCGAGGAGGACAGGTATTGCGAAGAGCTCTATAAGAAGACAACGAAGCGAAATGAAGACGGGAAGTACGTTGTATCGCTACCATTCAGGAAAGACTATCCGGTCAACATTAGTCTAGGTAGTTCCTTAAAGATTGCGTACTCCCAGTTTTATCGCAATGAAGCTCGGTTGTCAAGAGACGAAAACCTGAAAAAAGAATACAACAGGGTATTAAACGAATATGTTGAGCTGGGTCATATGGCAAGGATACATACCAATCAAACGGCCGACTCTAGTAACAACTATTACCTGCCTCACCACGCCGTAAAGAAGGAAGAGAGCACATCGACAAAGGTGCGTGTGGTGTTCAATGCATCGCAAGCGACTTCAAACGGCACTTCGCTGAATGACATCCTTCTCCCCGGTCCAGTTCTTCAAGCAGATCTGACCATCTTAATTCTGCGATGGCGTTTATTTAAATACGTCTTCAATAGCGATATTGAGAAGATGTATCGCCAAATCCTGTTGAAAGCTGATCAAACGAAGTACCAGCGAATCGTTTTCCGCAACCATCCGACCGAACaaaccaatatttttgaattgaagaCGGTGACGTTCGGAATCAACTGCGCTCCTTATCTGGCAATAAGGACGTTACTCCAATTAGCTGACGACGTTGAAAGCTCACTACCAGTAGCCTCAAACATCCTCAGGAAATGCATGTATGTTGATGATGTCTTAGCAGGTGGACACTCTATAGAAGCTGCAATTAAAGCTAGGAATGAGATTAGAACAGCATTGGAGTCAGCAGGTTTCCCATTAAGAAAATGGACAGCCAACTGTGGAAGAATTTTACAAGGCCTTCCAAAAGACCACCTGCTAAACAAAGAGTTTTTAGACTTCGAAGACACAAGTGATGTCAAGGCTCTTGGGATAAGGTGGAATGCGCACACTGACTTCttctattttaaaacaaaacctATACTCAGCCCAGAATCATATACAAAGAGAGCTATCCTCTCAGATATCGCCAAACTGTTTGACCCATTAGGATGGCTAGCACCGATAATCGTCACAGCCAAAATGATAATGCAACATATTTGGTTGGAAGGAACACCATGGGACGAGGTTGTATCTCCTACCACATTGGATCGTTGGCACACATTCATGGATAACCACAGGTACATAAACAACATTAAAATTCCACGATGGGTCCACTTCTCGCCAACGGACGATGTGTCCATTCATGGTTTCTGCGATGCTTCAGAGAAAGCATACGCAGCAACGGTCTACCTGCGCGTAAGGACAAGCAACGAAGTTTTCGTCAGCCTACTATTGGCAAAAACCAGAGTAGCGCCTGTCAAAACTATCTCTTTACCGCGTCTGGAATTGTGCGGCGCCGTATTACTGGCCGAAACAGTTGAATCTGTCGTCAACAACCTGGAGCTGAATCATCTTAAACTTAAACTATGGACGGATTCGACCATCGTTCTCGCATGGATTCGCAAGCCACCATGTTCATGGTCAACGTTTGTATCCCATCGAGTGACAAAGATTATAGAAAAGGTTGGCAACGCAAATTGGAATCATGTCGATTCAGGATCTAACCCTGCAGACTTAGCCAGTCGGGGACTTATGGCACAGGATTTGGTGGAAAACACCTTGTGGTGGCAGGGACCTTCTTGGCTGCAAGAAGATCAATCCAAATGGCCATTACGACAAAATGACTACGAGACGACAATAGAGGAAAAACAGGTACGTGTACATGCTTGTACAACAATACAGGGGAATTCTAACGACATTCTTGACCGTTTTTCTAGTTTGCCGAGAGCTTTGAGAGTGTTATCATATGTTATGAGATTCTCTCGAAGAACTCATCCAAACACAAAGGCTTCTTTTCAACAAAAGTCTTGCTTAATTTCATCCGAAGAAATTAAAGCAACGACAAGACGTTTGATAATAAATACGCAGAAGCAGAAATATGGTCAAGAGTATGGTTGTTTGAAATCCGGTAAGCCCATCGATGTAAAAAGTGAAATCCTCTCTCTTAATCCATTCCTCGATAAAGATCAAGTGATGAGAACTGGTGGCCGTCTCGGTGCGTCTCTCGACTTGTCATACAATGAGCGCCATCCAATTATCCTTCCATACAACTGCGTATTGTCTCGTCTAATAATCCAGTTTATTCATCAAGTCTCCTTGCATGGAGAAAATCAGCTGATGTTACGGCTAACGCGGGCTCAGTATTGGATTCCAAGGGTGGAAAACTTGATCCGATCCATTATCCATAACTGCAAGACGTGCACGATCTTCAAAAAACGCGCTCAGACGCAGCTTATGGGTGCACTTCCGTCCGAACGATCCACATTTTCACGCGCTTTTACGAATACGGGGGTAGATTTCGCGGGTCCGTTCGAAATAAAAAGCTACCGTGGAAGAGGATGCCGTGTATCCAAAGggtatgtctgtctgtttgtctgttttacaACAAGGGCCATCCACCTGGAGGCCACTACCGATTTATCAACACAGTCATTTTTAGCAGCTCTCTCTAGATTCGTTTCTAGAAGAGGTTGCCCTAAGAATATTTATTCGGACAATGGTACAAACTTCGTTGGAGCATCGAGATCCCTAAGGTCCGAACTTAAAGCCTTCATAGCCGATGCTCGCAACCATGCTATCTCAAAGTATAGCCACCAAGCTCTCACATGGCATTTCATACCTGCTGCAGCTTCTCATatgggcggactttgggaaGCAGGTGTGAAAAGCTTTAAGAGTCATTTCCGCAAGATTGCGTCTGGGCAAAAATACACTCTTGAAGAGTTTAACACACTCTTATGCCGAATTGAATCTTGCCTTAATTCGCGACCATTAAGCCCAGCCTCAAACGAACCTACTGATTTGGAGCCACTTACTCCAGGACATTTTTTGGTCGGCGGACATCTGATGGCCCCACCAGAACCGGATATAAATGAAAGCAGTGCCTCTATCGTAAATAGATGGCAAAAACTTAAGGCCTTACATCAATCCTTCTGCAAAAGGTGGAAAACCGAATACCTGAATGAAATGCAGAAGCGCATTAAATGGAAACattccaaaacaaatttaaagacaGGTGACCTTGTCGTCATCAAGGAAGACAATTTGTCACCGAACGAGTGGAGATTGGGTAGGATTGTCAATATACACCCAGGTGCTGATACCCGAGTGCGAGTAGTTGACATTATCACTGAAAAAGGCCAAGTTACAAGACCGCTTGCCAAATTGGTCTTACTACCACCCTACGAGGAGGAGAACTTGGATGCACACCCTACTCAACACAACCGTTCCCCAGCCACATCGGAAGCCTAGCTTTCCGACACACTTACTACGATCTCACAAAAAATCAATTCATTCAAAAACTAGATATGGTCCTTTGCTCACAACTTTTACTACAATAAGTAGTAAAGTGAACAAATAAGTACAGATAAATCATTCAATAACTTTCATAGttattttgttcacttttcaaagtggcagatttttttttatcactctCAAGTGTAGCTCAATTTATTAAGTATCTATTGAAACCATTACAAAAAGGATAGATCAACAATAAGCAGATACTTCTTAAGCATAATAATTCACAAGTCACAAAAATCAattcattcaaaaattaaataaatatataataaatattttatacactcaaagcatgtattttttttgaagtactACGAGTTAATTTCCATTATTGAACCATAGCCCAGGTAGGAAATCACCAATGACCCAGCCTTTAACCAAGCCGTTCCCAAGACTTGGCAAGCTTGGATCAGGCTTGGTATCCAAGCCTAGACCAATAGTGGATGAGCATTGGAATGTAACGTGGGGCCAGACTTGGTAACTAAGGCTGGCCCAGGCCGTGTTATTAACACTGGTCCAGGCCCTAAAAGCAGCCCCGTTCcaggcttatttttttttaataccttgGCTTAGCCAGGGTTCAGATGTAATTTGAATAGGTATTTTGTGGATTGGCACATTCAATGAAGAACGATTTATCGGAAGTAATTATGTTTAATTGTctttattataacgggtgatttttttgaggttaggattttcatgcattagtatttgacagatcacgtgggatttcagacatggtgtcaaagagaaagatgctcagtatgctttgacatttcatcatgaatagacttactaacgagcaacgcttgcaaatcattgaattttattaccaaaatcagtgttcggttttttttttttttcggacaaattttgttcagcgatgaggctcatttctggttgaatggctacgtaaagaagcaaaattgccgcatttggggtgaagagcaaccagaagccgttcaagaactgcccatgcatcccgaaaaatgcactgtttggtgtggtttgtacgctggtggaatcattggaccgtattttttcaaagatgctgttggacgcaacgttacggtgaatggcgatcgctatcgttcgatgctaacaaactttttgttgccaaaaatggaagaactgaacttggttgacatgtggtttcaacaagatggcgctacatgccacacagctcgcgattctatggccattttgagggaaaacttcggacaacaattcatctcaagaaatggacccgtaagttggccaccaagatcatgcgatttaacgcctttagactattttttgtggggctacgtcaagtctaaagtctacagaaataagccagcaactattccagcttttcaagacaacatttccgaagaaattcgggctattccggccgaaatgctcgaaaaagttgcccaaaattggactttccgaatggaccacctaagacgcagccgcggtcaacatttaaatgaaattatcttcaaaaagtaaatgtcatgaaccaatctaacgtttcaaataaagaaccgatgagattttgcaaattttatgcgttttttttaaaaaaaaagttatcaagctcttaaaaaatcaccctttattattaatattatatatcgtcacctgaaatgcaaaataacgtatcatcaaaaaattcgaaattgagtgtcttgttgattacgcttcactacttcaaattacatacataatattacgtatgttcaacattttcatgttCTGCGCTTAGATATAagccagttttaaccaatattaaaattttttttcactcttgttccattttatttcgcgTTTCATTCACGGcactgtaaattttcgaaaatgttgttacgttaatttgcctttcaggtgacgatatattgtTATTCATATACTTTAAATGGACTTCATCCacatggaaaatgaaaaataagcaTTATGTTGTCGTAACTAAACAAAACTCCCGataataatgaacaaaaaaaattaacgtaactccttttttttaaacacaaaaaatacaaaattgttgCCTGAATTGTCGTAACTGGACAAACCCCCTgataatattgaacaaaaaaataacgttAAAAATTAACTCCTTTTTTTAACACGAAAAAcagtaaattcgcaaaattaagttttcactGACTGATGAGTTCTGTTTCAATCCCTCTATGCTCTTTTTTCAGTTAAACTGCACCAACTTTCTTTTTACGCTGTATGCATCCTCCATCTCTGTCGCCAGCACCTGCTAGCCAATCACTTGTAATCGTAATAATCTTCAATGGTTGATTAGAGTCTTTATATTTTGTCTCAATGAAATCTGGAAACCGagtaaaaaaatcaatgaaaaccaaATAAGTCAGTCACCATGAATGGACTTCGTATACAAACTTCTCATacacgcaattttttttttccttttcctttgACAACACGGCCTACGCCACTATAATTAGGTTGAACTTCTTTGGCCATTAATTCCTTGAGGATCTTCT
This region includes:
- the LOC125778253 gene encoding uncharacterized protein LOC125778253, with the translated sequence MEAFMRLVDYVVEYESEFSAASKDISKNALAMQQDELREMWCKANMSSKDYALIKKKFKIGGQCYIRCMGAMKDMSEILSTPKDTEKSVEVDSNHSLPPCDTDVFKGDYLSWPTFRDMFTAVYIKSKRLSPVEKLYHLNKKTQGEAKVIVSKCPPTNDGFAMAWKGLTDMYENERILVETQVDILLDLPSIDKECSSSIKWLQREQSVKNKTKTSKWEELDNFLTDRYRDLEAIERAKKSSNSAKPVSAPTQNKYNNNSHQNRLGAFQVSVEKSTCLMCKSADHKLRSCPMFLNMAPADRIKFAKRNNRCINCLGFGHLVSQCTSAFNCSTCHARHHTLLHLRTVQPSSQRGSSTPSDEIPSTSRQAQQKRNFNKSKGKPTTQVQSCFANSDKGVLLGTAQININYSGVTYAARALIDSGSECSFITERLKRRINLPVRKINAQVSGINNTVSAQVKEACCVELRSPIDPLVSITTNMMVLPKLTGNLPTCYISALTRQAFPDLTLADKRFFVNEPVDVILGGDVYPQIMLDGIRKNVLGSLLAQETVFGWIVTGRANTIKPTNTCVSYYNEISLEKRLASFWELEEMSKERKLSEEDRYCEELYKKTTKRNEDGKYVVSLPFRKDYPVNISLGSSLKIAYSQFYRNEARLSRDENLKKEYNRVLNEYVELGHMARIHTNQTADSSNNYYLPHHAVKKEESTSTKVRVVFNASQATSNGTSLNDILLPGPVLQADLTILILRWRLFKYVFNSDIEKMYRQILLKADQTKYQRIVFRNHPTEQTNIFELKTVTFGINCAPYLAIRTLLQLADDVESSLPVASNILRKCMYVDDVLAGGHSIEAAIKARNEIRTALESAGFPLRKWTANCGRILQGLPKDHLLNKEFLDFEDTSDVKALGIRWNAHTDFFYFKTKPILSPESYTKRAILSDIAKLFDPLGWLAPIIVTAKMIMQHIWLEGTPWDEVVSPTTLDRWHTFMDNHRYINNIKIPRWVHFSPTDDVSIHGFCDASEKAYAATVYLRVRTSNEVFVSLLLAKTRVAPVKTISLPRLELCGAVLLAETVESVVNNLELNHLKLKLWTDSTIVLAWIRKPPCSWSTFVSHRVTKIIEKVGNANWNHVDSGSNPADLASRGLMAQDLVENTLWWQGPSWLQEDQSKWPLRQNDYETTIEEKQSCLISSEEIKATTRRLIINTQKQKYGQEYGCLKSGKPIDVKSEILSLNPFLDKDQVMRTGGRLASHMGGLWEAGVKSFKSHFRKIASGQKYTLEEFNTLLCRIESCLNSRPLSPASNEPTDLEPLTPGHFLVGGHLMAPPEPDINESSASIVNRWQKLKALHQSFCKRWKTEYLNEMQKRIKWKHSKTNLKTGDLVVIKEDNLSPNEWRLGRIVNIHPGADTRVRVVDIITEKGQVTRPLAKLVLLPPYEEENLDAHPTQHNRSPATSEA